The Nocardioides salarius genome includes a region encoding these proteins:
- a CDS encoding monovalent cation/H(+) antiporter subunit G: protein MSAGDVGSVVAGLLMLLGSLFFLVTALGMLRSRDAISRVNNLSPATGAGLPLVIIGAAVHDLSAGDLTVLDGVKAALAVGAALVVSSVASNLLGRAAYRSQTELDPRTVGNALEPFEELDGVEHDD, encoded by the coding sequence ATGAGCGCCGGCGACGTCGGATCGGTGGTGGCGGGGCTGCTGATGCTGCTCGGCTCGCTGTTCTTCCTCGTCACGGCGCTGGGCATGCTGCGCTCGCGCGACGCCATCAGCCGGGTCAACAACCTCAGTCCCGCCACCGGCGCCGGGCTGCCGCTCGTGATCATCGGCGCGGCGGTGCACGACCTGTCCGCCGGCGACCTCACCGTCCTCGACGGGGTCAAGGCGGCCCTGGCCGTCGGGGCCGCGCTGGTCGTGTCGTCGGTGGCGAGCAACCTGCTAGGGCGGGCGGCCTACCGCAGCCAGACCGAGCTGGACCCCCGCACCGTGGGCAACGCCCTCGAGCCGTTCGAGGAGCTCGACGGGGTCGAGCACGACGACTAG
- a CDS encoding Na+/H+ antiporter subunit E encodes MTLLRLALVYAPWLVWQLTVSVLRLAADVGTPGSAQRPRIVKLPLDDLTDLEVTLLTSSITITPGTLVLGVSPAAGEQPPAAFVQALFGEDEEDVHADLVAMRARVLAATRGRRAR; translated from the coding sequence ATGACGCTCCTGCGCCTCGCCCTGGTCTACGCACCCTGGCTGGTCTGGCAGCTGACCGTCTCCGTCCTGCGGCTGGCCGCCGACGTGGGTACCCCCGGCTCCGCCCAGCGACCCAGGATCGTCAAGCTCCCGCTCGACGACCTCACCGACCTGGAGGTCACCTTGCTGACCAGCTCGATCACCATCACCCCCGGGACGCTGGTGCTCGGGGTGTCCCCGGCGGCCGGCGAGCAGCCGCCCGCGGCGTTCGTGCAGGCGCTCTTCGGCGAGGACGAGGAGGACGTGCACGCCGACCTGGTCGCGATGCGTGCCCGCGTGCTGGCCGCCACCCGGGGGAGGAGGGCGCGATGA
- a CDS encoding MogA/MoaB family molybdenum cofactor biosynthesis protein yields MSLPAGVVVASNRAAAGVYDDTTGPLIVAALRDLGFVVDEPVVVPDGDPVREAIAAAVAAGARLVLTTGGTGLTPTDRTPEATRALLEREVPGIAEAIRAHGLAKGVATAMLSRGLAGVVGSCLVVNLPGSRGGVKDGLEVLAPVLVHAVEQVVGSDH; encoded by the coding sequence GTGAGCCTGCCCGCCGGCGTCGTCGTCGCCTCCAACCGCGCGGCGGCCGGGGTGTACGACGACACCACCGGCCCGCTGATCGTCGCCGCCCTGCGCGACCTGGGCTTCGTCGTCGACGAGCCGGTCGTGGTGCCCGACGGCGACCCGGTGCGCGAGGCGATCGCCGCCGCGGTCGCGGCCGGCGCCCGGCTGGTGCTCACCACGGGCGGCACCGGGCTGACCCCCACCGACCGCACCCCCGAGGCCACCCGGGCGCTGCTGGAGCGGGAGGTGCCCGGCATCGCCGAGGCGATCCGAGCCCACGGGCTGGCCAAGGGCGTGGCGACGGCGATGCTCTCGCGGGGCCTCGCCGGGGTCGTCGGCTCCTGCCTGGTGGTGAACCTGCCGGGGTCGCGGGGCGGGGTCAAGGACGGCCTCGAGGTGCTCGCGCCGGTGCTGGTGCACGCCGTGGAGCAGGTCGTCGGGAGCGACCATTGA
- a CDS encoding monovalent cation/H+ antiporter subunit D family protein: MTGSLLPLLVVVPLLGAALGALVPGRLARVLLVLAPVATTAGGVALLVEHAQTPVLAHGVGGFVPGIAIPLVSDTLTAVMITVTGLTTTACIAFALVTGEARLRFFPTLVMMLSAGVNGALLTGDVFNLFVFIEVMLLPSYALVAMTGTWRRLGIGRLFVVVNLVTSTILLVGIGLVYGVAGSVNMAVLSGVDADDPRFRLAVGVVLLALAVKAGVAPLHGWLPRAYPATSATVMALFSALHTKVAIYAIFRIHQTVLDGATSWMVPLLVLFGVTMLVGAYGSLGERMIRRSLAWQMIAGVGYILLGLAIGTQLGLAAGLFYMVHHILVMGSLLLSSGAVERAYLTHQFVGLSGLMRREPLLAVVVALAMMSLVGFPPSSGFFGKVGIARAAADLDGAWIWVVLGVLVVASIGTLLAMTRLWADVFWGPPLEESPSRGKGHTDLPPVDAETRMQTWSLAPAGALLLVSLAIFVVPGPLWELCLQAADGLLDVTAYVEAVTAP; the protein is encoded by the coding sequence ATGACCGGCTCCCTCCTCCCGCTGCTCGTCGTGGTGCCCCTGCTGGGCGCCGCGCTCGGTGCGCTCGTCCCGGGGCGCCTCGCGCGGGTCCTGCTCGTGCTCGCCCCGGTGGCGACCACCGCCGGCGGTGTCGCCCTGCTGGTCGAGCACGCACAGACCCCCGTGCTGGCCCACGGCGTCGGTGGCTTCGTCCCGGGGATCGCCATCCCCCTGGTCTCCGACACGCTCACCGCCGTGATGATCACCGTCACCGGACTCACCACCACCGCGTGCATCGCCTTCGCACTGGTCACGGGGGAGGCCCGGCTCCGGTTCTTCCCCACCCTGGTGATGATGCTGTCCGCCGGCGTCAACGGGGCGCTGCTCACCGGCGACGTCTTCAACCTCTTCGTCTTCATCGAGGTGATGCTGCTGCCGTCGTACGCGCTGGTCGCGATGACCGGCACCTGGCGGCGGCTGGGCATCGGCCGCCTCTTCGTGGTGGTCAACCTGGTGACGTCGACGATCCTGCTGGTCGGCATCGGCCTGGTGTACGGCGTCGCCGGCTCGGTGAACATGGCGGTCCTCTCCGGCGTCGACGCCGACGACCCGCGGTTCCGGCTGGCGGTGGGCGTGGTCCTGCTCGCCCTGGCCGTCAAGGCCGGCGTCGCCCCCCTGCACGGCTGGCTGCCCCGGGCCTACCCGGCCACCTCGGCCACCGTGATGGCGCTCTTCTCGGCCCTGCACACCAAGGTCGCCATCTACGCGATCTTCCGGATCCACCAGACCGTGCTCGACGGTGCCACCTCGTGGATGGTGCCGCTCCTGGTGCTCTTCGGCGTGACCATGCTCGTCGGTGCCTACGGCTCCCTCGGCGAACGCATGATCCGACGCAGCCTGGCCTGGCAGATGATCGCCGGCGTGGGCTACATCCTCCTCGGGCTCGCGATCGGGACCCAGCTCGGGCTCGCCGCCGGGCTGTTCTACATGGTCCACCACATCCTGGTGATGGGCTCGCTGCTGCTCAGCTCGGGGGCCGTCGAGCGCGCGTACCTGACCCACCAGTTCGTCGGGCTCTCCGGCCTGATGCGCCGCGAGCCGCTGCTCGCGGTGGTCGTGGCGCTCGCGATGATGTCGCTCGTCGGCTTCCCGCCCTCGTCCGGGTTCTTCGGCAAGGTCGGCATCGCCCGCGCCGCCGCCGACCTCGACGGTGCCTGGATCTGGGTGGTGCTCGGCGTCCTGGTCGTGGCCAGCATCGGCACCCTGCTGGCGATGACCAGGCTGTGGGCCGACGTCTTCTGGGGGCCCCCGCTGGAGGAGTCCCCGTCCCGGGGCAAGGGCCACACCGACCTGCCGCCCGTCGACGCCGAGACCCGGATGCAGACGTGGAGCCTGGCGCCCGCCGGCGCGCTGCTGCTGGTCTCGCTCGCGATCTTCGTGGTGCCGGGGCCGTTGTGGGAGCTGTGCCTGCAGGCCGCCGACGGCCTGCTCGACGTCACGGCGTACGTCGAGGCGGTGACCGCGCCATGA
- the moaC gene encoding cyclic pyranopterin monophosphate synthase MoaC: MADRLTHVDEHGAARMVDVSDKAVTARTARASGRVLVSAQVVGLLRGEGVPKGDALAVARLAGIMGAKQTPSLVPLCHPLALSGVEVDLAVADDAVEIAATVRTTDRTGVEMEALTAVSVAALTVVDMVKAVDKAAVITDVRVETKSGGRSGDWARP, translated from the coding sequence ATGGCTGACCGGCTGACCCACGTCGACGAGCACGGCGCGGCCCGCATGGTCGACGTCTCCGACAAGGCCGTCACCGCCCGCACCGCCCGGGCCTCCGGCCGGGTGCTGGTCTCGGCGCAGGTGGTGGGGCTGCTGCGCGGCGAGGGGGTGCCCAAGGGTGACGCGCTCGCGGTGGCCCGGCTGGCTGGGATCATGGGCGCCAAGCAGACGCCGTCGCTGGTGCCGTTGTGCCACCCGCTGGCGCTCTCGGGCGTCGAGGTCGACCTCGCCGTGGCCGATGACGCGGTCGAGATCGCCGCGACGGTGCGCACCACCGACCGCACCGGCGTCGAGATGGAGGCGCTGACCGCCGTCTCGGTGGCGGCGCTGACCGTCGTCGACATGGTCAAGGCCGTCGACAAGGCCGCCGTGATCACCGACGTGCGCGTCGAGACCAAGAGCGGCGGCCGCTCGGGCGACTGGGCCCGGCCGTGA
- the sepX gene encoding divisome protein SepX/GlpR, whose protein sequence is MDLSALIFVALAVAWAVYLVPKALKHHDDVVRSRSVDRFSQTMRVLARREPVSRRSARLVVTPGRASAPPVVVTKASSASVGSEPAPASTPAPVPAVETSLDASALPPVRTPAQRRAAANRAARRRRRVLVALLGALAAVGVLSIAGLLGPAYLGVPVGLLVAWLVACRLMVRRETGLAGPLARIPAVPLDDDGAQTEVPAADEADEADMTDVTDDAAEGPQTEEVPVVQPEVAAEAPAAGWDPVPVTLPTYVTKPAAERRTVRTIDLDSTGVWTSGRTEVDAALAREGDQAERERRARRDQGDEGRAVGT, encoded by the coding sequence GTGGACCTGAGCGCACTGATCTTCGTCGCCCTCGCTGTGGCGTGGGCCGTCTACCTGGTCCCGAAGGCGCTCAAGCACCACGACGACGTGGTGCGCAGCCGTTCGGTCGACCGCTTCTCCCAGACGATGCGGGTGCTGGCCCGCCGCGAGCCGGTCAGCCGCCGCTCCGCGCGGCTGGTGGTCACCCCCGGGCGGGCGTCCGCGCCGCCCGTGGTGGTCACCAAGGCCAGCAGCGCCTCGGTCGGCAGCGAGCCGGCCCCGGCCTCGACCCCGGCCCCGGTTCCGGCGGTCGAGACCAGCCTCGACGCCTCCGCGCTGCCGCCGGTGCGGACCCCGGCCCAGCGCCGGGCCGCGGCCAACCGCGCCGCGCGCCGTCGCCGCCGCGTGCTCGTCGCCCTGCTGGGCGCCCTGGCGGCCGTCGGCGTGCTGAGCATCGCAGGCCTGCTCGGCCCCGCCTACCTGGGCGTCCCGGTTGGGCTCCTGGTGGCCTGGCTGGTGGCCTGCCGGCTGATGGTGCGCCGCGAGACCGGCCTCGCCGGCCCGCTGGCGCGGATCCCCGCCGTGCCGCTCGACGACGACGGCGCGCAGACCGAGGTCCCCGCCGCGGACGAGGCCGACGAGGCCGACATGACCGACGTGACCGATGACGCCGCGGAGGGGCCGCAGACCGAGGAGGTGCCGGTCGTGCAGCCCGAGGTGGCTGCCGAGGCACCCGCGGCCGGCTGGGACCCCGTGCCGGTGACCCTGCCGACGTACGTCACGAAGCCGGCGGCCGAGCGCCGCACGGTGCGCACCATCGACCTCGACTCCACCGGGGTGTGGACGTCGGGCCGCACCGAGGTCGACGCCGCGCTCGCCCGGGAGGGCGACCAGGCCGAGCGGGAGCGCCGGGCCCGGCGCGACCAGGGCGACGAGGGTCGCGCGGTCGGCACCTGA
- a CDS encoding Dps family protein yields the protein MTETLDTATPTATHTAPAAFRASERLATHLQAVLVDLTDLHVQGKQAHWNVVGKNFRDMHLQLDEIVDAARGFSDDVAERMRAVYALPDARAKTVAAQSSLPEFPATEVDTAETVDRIAAALYAVAGTARRVHDEVDQEDPTSADLLHAILERIEQLAWMVDAENRVAGASAPGSVTP from the coding sequence ATGACCGAGACCCTCGACACCGCCACCCCCACCGCGACCCACACCGCCCCGGCCGCGTTCCGCGCCTCGGAGCGGCTCGCCACCCACCTGCAGGCCGTGCTCGTGGACCTGACCGACCTGCACGTGCAGGGCAAGCAGGCGCACTGGAACGTCGTGGGCAAGAACTTCCGCGACATGCACCTGCAGCTCGACGAGATCGTCGACGCCGCGCGCGGCTTCTCCGACGACGTCGCCGAGCGGATGCGCGCGGTCTACGCGCTGCCCGACGCCCGCGCCAAGACGGTCGCGGCGCAGTCCTCGCTGCCGGAGTTCCCGGCCACCGAGGTCGACACCGCCGAGACCGTCGACCGCATCGCCGCCGCGCTGTACGCCGTCGCCGGCACCGCGCGCCGCGTGCACGACGAGGTCGACCAGGAGGACCCGACCTCGGCCGACCTGCTGCACGCGATCCTCGAGCGCATCGAGCAGCTGGCGTGGATGGTCGACGCCGAGAACCGGGTCGCCGGCGCCTCCGCGCCGGGCTCCGTCACTCCCTGA
- a CDS encoding sodium:proton antiporter, producing the protein MTVLPITIGILVAGGVYLLCQPGLVRIVFGITLLSHGANLVLLASGVSAWRGEPLTGAGDPADAGDPLPMAFVLTAIVITLAVTVFMLALARLGHDDDTRHVPDTGEDHHA; encoded by the coding sequence ATGACCGTCCTGCCGATCACCATCGGGATCCTGGTCGCCGGCGGTGTCTACCTGCTCTGCCAGCCGGGCCTGGTGCGCATCGTCTTCGGGATCACGCTGCTCTCGCACGGGGCCAACCTGGTCCTGCTCGCCTCCGGTGTCTCCGCCTGGCGGGGCGAGCCCCTGACCGGCGCGGGGGACCCGGCCGACGCCGGCGACCCGCTGCCGATGGCCTTCGTGCTCACCGCCATCGTCATCACCCTGGCCGTCACCGTCTTCATGCTCGCGCTCGCCCGCCTCGGCCACGACGACGACACCCGCCACGTCCCCGACACCGGAGAGGACCACCACGCATGA
- a CDS encoding monovalent cation/H+ antiporter complex subunit F — protein sequence MSVLVVAAIVVVVVASALGTVQVLRGPDDASRAVAGDLLFFCATAVFVLVGVLGSIPVLYDVALLAALCGILATAAFARMLTRGER from the coding sequence ATGAGCGTGCTCGTGGTCGCCGCGATCGTCGTGGTGGTCGTCGCCTCCGCCCTCGGCACCGTGCAGGTCCTGCGGGGTCCCGACGACGCGAGCCGCGCGGTCGCGGGCGACCTGCTCTTCTTCTGCGCGACAGCGGTGTTCGTGCTGGTCGGCGTGCTCGGCTCGATCCCGGTCCTCTACGACGTGGCGCTGCTCGCGGCGCTCTGCGGCATCCTGGCCACGGCGGCCTTCGCCCGGATGCTCACCAGGGGCGAGCGATGA
- a CDS encoding DUF4040 family protein: MTLMWLLAALAAVPVLAVPLTGALGRRAGWPIAIAFLALAVAMVPAAREVLDGGETTWTAAWLPALDVDLALRLDGLGLVFVMIALVIGAAVLVYSVEYLDEGRQLGFYLWMTVFAVGMVGLVLADDLVLLFMCWEITSLASFLLIARSGSGAESASARTLFMTFFGGLTLLLAVVLMVVATGTTSLSQALSSEVWAERPGLTAVVAVLVAVAGFTKAAQFPFHPWLPDAMAAATPVSAYLHAAAVVKAGIYLMLRFSEAFSEVPVWNALLISVGLFTAAMAALFALQQHDLKRLMAYSTVSQLGLITAAIGVGTEKALTAAVIHTIAHALFKSGLFMMVGVIDHAAGTRDIRRLPELRRVMPWSFATVVLGTASMAGIPPMLGFVSKETILGSMLEAPGPDWVGFLALTAAGLGSVLTVAYSAKIVLGGFVDGERAKTCHGPSAGLFLPAAAPIWAGLPIGLAVWALDVPVERAVQAMGAESAYELKLWHGLAPELLVSAAAIAAGAALMTRRRALYRRLEADLLPGTGADALERIFAGAARVGRRIAWTVAADHPRRHVVPPLVVLTLVLGAGSLTVLGVGDLPATQPDLWRPIDVGLLALIVLGVVATCLADSRIAATVALGGVGIAVTVQLFALGAPDVGLTQLMVEVLTVVVIMLVLRQLPRRFGRSPRRRGAGPLVLATGLGVAAGLATWVLTGRRERSGPAEYYLAEGTEETGGDNLVNVILVEFRALDTLGELAVLGLAGVAILAVLATVPPRTLDPPGWTDRAERIPLRPVATLRDPQARAALLDAQSNLRALQLLLRVVAPVLVVLSAVIFWRGHNAPGGGFIAALVASVVVAQVYLSRPEDRAVGPSRLHLALIGGGVLTALVSGLLGYADSSFLQPLYGTVAGTKLSTSLIFDVGVYAAVLGLVMVAFDRLGAAPPDRSAAEESTEGPTEGPAILEGAAESPGTSQGEEGTG; this comes from the coding sequence ATGACGTTGATGTGGCTGCTGGCCGCCCTCGCGGCGGTGCCCGTCCTGGCGGTTCCGCTGACCGGCGCCCTGGGGCGTCGGGCCGGGTGGCCGATCGCGATCGCCTTCCTCGCCCTCGCCGTCGCGATGGTCCCCGCCGCGCGAGAGGTCCTCGACGGTGGCGAGACCACCTGGACGGCCGCCTGGCTGCCCGCCCTCGACGTCGACCTGGCACTGCGCCTGGACGGGCTCGGCCTGGTCTTCGTGATGATCGCCCTGGTCATCGGCGCGGCGGTGCTCGTCTACTCCGTGGAGTACCTCGACGAGGGCCGCCAGCTCGGCTTCTACCTGTGGATGACCGTCTTCGCCGTCGGCATGGTCGGCCTCGTCCTGGCCGACGACCTCGTCCTGCTCTTCATGTGCTGGGAGATCACGTCCCTGGCCTCCTTCCTGCTGATCGCCCGGTCCGGCTCGGGAGCCGAGTCGGCGTCGGCGCGCACGCTGTTCATGACCTTCTTCGGCGGGCTCACCCTGCTGCTGGCGGTCGTGCTGATGGTCGTCGCCACCGGCACGACGTCGCTCTCGCAGGCGCTGTCCTCCGAGGTGTGGGCCGAGCGCCCCGGCCTCACCGCCGTGGTCGCCGTCCTGGTGGCGGTCGCGGGCTTCACCAAGGCCGCTCAGTTCCCCTTCCACCCCTGGCTCCCCGACGCGATGGCCGCCGCCACCCCGGTGAGCGCCTACCTGCACGCCGCCGCGGTGGTCAAGGCCGGCATCTACCTGATGCTGCGCTTCTCCGAGGCGTTCTCCGAGGTGCCGGTCTGGAACGCGCTGCTGATCAGCGTGGGCCTCTTCACCGCCGCGATGGCGGCGCTCTTCGCCCTCCAGCAGCACGACCTCAAGCGGCTGATGGCCTACTCGACGGTGAGCCAGCTGGGGCTGATCACCGCGGCGATCGGCGTCGGCACCGAGAAGGCGCTGACCGCAGCCGTGATCCACACGATCGCCCACGCGCTGTTCAAGTCCGGGCTCTTCATGATGGTCGGCGTCATCGACCACGCCGCCGGCACCCGCGACATCCGACGTCTCCCCGAGCTGCGACGGGTGATGCCGTGGAGCTTCGCGACCGTCGTCCTCGGCACCGCGAGCATGGCCGGGATCCCGCCGATGCTCGGCTTCGTGAGCAAGGAGACGATCCTCGGCTCGATGCTGGAGGCCCCCGGCCCCGACTGGGTGGGGTTCCTCGCCCTGACCGCCGCCGGGCTCGGGTCGGTCCTCACCGTCGCCTACAGCGCCAAGATCGTGCTCGGGGGGTTCGTCGACGGGGAGCGGGCCAAGACCTGCCACGGTCCCAGCGCCGGGCTGTTCCTGCCCGCCGCGGCCCCGATCTGGGCCGGCCTGCCGATCGGGCTCGCCGTCTGGGCCCTCGACGTCCCGGTCGAGCGCGCCGTCCAGGCGATGGGCGCGGAGTCGGCGTACGAGCTGAAGCTGTGGCACGGGCTGGCTCCCGAGCTCCTCGTCAGCGCCGCCGCGATCGCTGCCGGCGCCGCGCTGATGACGCGGCGCAGGGCGCTCTACCGCCGGCTCGAGGCGGACCTGCTGCCCGGCACCGGCGCTGACGCGCTCGAGCGGATCTTCGCCGGCGCCGCACGCGTGGGCCGCCGGATCGCCTGGACGGTCGCCGCCGACCACCCGCGCCGCCACGTCGTCCCGCCGCTCGTCGTGCTGACCCTCGTCCTCGGGGCCGGCAGCCTCACGGTCCTCGGTGTCGGTGACCTGCCCGCGACCCAGCCCGACCTGTGGCGGCCGATCGACGTCGGGCTGCTCGCCCTCATCGTCCTCGGTGTCGTCGCCACCTGCCTGGCCGACTCCCGGATCGCCGCCACGGTCGCCCTCGGCGGCGTGGGGATCGCCGTCACCGTCCAGCTCTTCGCGCTGGGCGCGCCCGACGTGGGCCTGACCCAGCTGATGGTCGAGGTGCTGACCGTGGTGGTGATCATGCTGGTGCTGCGCCAGCTCCCGCGCCGCTTCGGGCGCTCGCCGCGCCGCCGCGGGGCCGGCCCCCTCGTCCTGGCCACGGGCCTCGGCGTCGCCGCCGGCCTGGCGACCTGGGTGCTGACCGGCCGGCGGGAGCGGTCCGGGCCGGCCGAGTACTACCTCGCCGAGGGCACCGAGGAGACCGGCGGCGACAACCTGGTCAACGTCATCCTCGTCGAGTTCCGGGCCCTGGACACCCTGGGCGAGCTCGCCGTGCTGGGCCTGGCCGGGGTCGCGATCCTCGCCGTCCTCGCCACCGTCCCCCCGCGGACCCTCGACCCTCCCGGCTGGACCGACCGCGCCGAGCGGATCCCCCTGCGCCCCGTCGCGACCCTGCGGGACCCGCAGGCCCGGGCGGCGCTGCTCGACGCGCAGAGCAACCTGCGCGCGCTGCAGCTGCTGCTCCGGGTGGTCGCCCCCGTGCTCGTCGTGCTGTCGGCCGTCATCTTCTGGCGCGGCCACAACGCCCCGGGCGGAGGGTTCATCGCGGCCCTCGTCGCCTCGGTGGTCGTGGCCCAGGTCTACCTGTCCCGCCCCGAGGACCGGGCCGTGGGCCCCTCGCGGCTGCACCTCGCACTGATCGGCGGAGGTGTGCTGACGGCCCTGGTCAGCGGACTGCTGGGCTACGCCGACTCCTCGTTCCTGCAGCCGCTCTACGGCACCGTCGCCGGCACCAAGCTCAGCACCTCCTTGATCTTCGACGTCGGGGTCTACGCCGCGGTGCTCGGCCTGGTGATGGTGGCCTTCGACCGGCTCGGGGCCGCGCCACCGGACCGCTCCGCCGCGGAGGAGTCCACCGAGGGGCCCACCGAGGGGCCCGCGATCCTGGAGGGTGCCGCCGAGTCGCCGGGCACCTCGCAGGGCGAGGAGGGGACCGGATGA
- the glp gene encoding molybdotransferase-like divisome protein Glp yields the protein MPDAPEPISVEEHLEHVLAAVRPLPAYQQPLMESLGLSAAESVVSPIALPPFDNSAMDGYAVHRADVVGAGPDEPVELPVVGEIGAGNARLLALSPGTAAKIMTGAPMPAGADAVVPYEWTDRGVARVRIERAPTEGQHVRCSGEDVSVGDLLIDEGTVLGPRHLGLLASVGRATIAVRPRPRVVILSTGTELREPGTQLGHDSIYDGNSYLLAAAARRAGALAYRVGIVPDQPRAFLDALEDQLVRADVVVTSGGISMGDYDVVKEALSPLGTVWFGPVAMQPGKPQGFGTVGEDDTLIFTLPGNPVSSYLSFELFVLPALRAMMGLSPVSRPLVPMRLTHAITSPPGRRQFLRATTEPGHGRVSPVGGPGSHLVGDLAEADALVVVPEDVTRLPAGAEVDVIHLDSGLEGGH from the coding sequence ATGCCTGACGCGCCCGAGCCGATCAGCGTCGAGGAGCACCTCGAGCACGTCCTCGCCGCGGTCCGCCCGCTGCCGGCCTACCAGCAGCCGCTGATGGAGTCGCTGGGTCTCTCGGCCGCCGAGTCGGTGGTCTCGCCCATCGCCCTGCCGCCCTTCGACAACTCCGCGATGGACGGCTATGCCGTGCACCGGGCCGACGTCGTCGGCGCCGGGCCCGACGAGCCGGTCGAGCTGCCCGTGGTCGGCGAGATCGGGGCCGGCAACGCGCGGCTGCTGGCGCTCTCGCCGGGCACCGCGGCCAAGATCATGACCGGTGCCCCGATGCCGGCCGGTGCCGACGCGGTGGTGCCCTACGAGTGGACCGACCGCGGCGTGGCCCGGGTGCGCATCGAGCGGGCGCCCACCGAGGGACAGCACGTGCGCTGCTCGGGCGAGGACGTCTCCGTCGGCGACCTCCTCATCGACGAGGGCACCGTGCTCGGCCCGCGCCACCTGGGCCTGCTGGCCTCGGTGGGGCGCGCCACCATCGCAGTTCGCCCGCGCCCGCGGGTGGTGATCCTCTCCACCGGCACCGAGCTGCGCGAGCCGGGCACCCAGCTGGGCCACGACTCGATCTACGACGGCAACTCCTACCTTCTCGCGGCCGCGGCACGCCGCGCCGGCGCGCTGGCCTACCGGGTCGGGATCGTCCCCGACCAGCCACGCGCGTTCCTCGACGCCCTCGAGGACCAGCTGGTGCGCGCCGACGTCGTGGTCACCTCGGGCGGCATCTCGATGGGCGACTACGACGTGGTCAAGGAGGCGCTGTCGCCCCTGGGCACCGTGTGGTTCGGGCCGGTGGCGATGCAGCCCGGCAAGCCGCAGGGCTTCGGCACGGTCGGCGAGGACGACACCCTGATCTTCACGCTGCCCGGCAACCCGGTCTCGTCGTACCTGTCCTTCGAGCTGTTCGTGCTGCCGGCACTGCGCGCGATGATGGGGCTCAGCCCGGTCTCGCGGCCGCTGGTGCCGATGCGGCTGACCCACGCGATCACCTCGCCCCCGGGACGGCGCCAGTTCCTGCGCGCCACCACCGAGCCCGGCCACGGCCGCGTCAGCCCGGTCGGCGGGCCCGGCTCGCACCTGGTCGGCGACCTGGCCGAGGCCGACGCACTGGTCGTGGTGCCCGAGGACGTCACCCGGCTGCCCGCCGGGGCCGAGGTGGACGTGATCCACCTCGACTCGGGGCTGGAGGGCGGTCACTGA
- a CDS encoding GNAT family N-acetyltransferase, which translates to MSRPRPAVRRGWPVRLRHGEVLLRPMRVSDAEAWRRARQQNAAWLVPWDATVPPGGDPRPTTFRALVWRMRRQARQGTTYPFVVEVGGQFAGQVTLNNVVGGSAQFGSVGYWIDRRFAGRGIIPLAVAMVVDHAFAELGLHRVEIAIRPENSNSLRVVEKLGAHEVGYAPRYLHIDGAWRDHRLYAITAEDVPPGGLVGLVTDS; encoded by the coding sequence TTGAGCCGTCCGCGCCCGGCTGTGCGACGCGGCTGGCCGGTGCGGCTGCGCCACGGTGAGGTGCTGCTGCGCCCCATGCGGGTCTCCGACGCCGAGGCCTGGCGCCGGGCGCGCCAGCAGAACGCCGCGTGGCTGGTGCCGTGGGACGCGACCGTGCCGCCCGGGGGAGACCCCCGGCCCACGACCTTCCGGGCGCTGGTGTGGCGGATGCGCCGCCAGGCCCGGCAGGGCACGACCTACCCGTTCGTCGTCGAGGTCGGCGGCCAGTTCGCCGGGCAGGTGACGCTCAACAACGTCGTCGGCGGCTCCGCCCAGTTCGGATCGGTCGGCTACTGGATCGACCGGCGCTTCGCCGGGCGGGGGATCATCCCGCTGGCGGTCGCGATGGTCGTCGACCACGCCTTCGCCGAGCTCGGCCTGCACCGCGTCGAGATCGCGATCCGTCCCGAGAACTCGAACTCGCTGCGCGTCGTCGAGAAGCTCGGCGCCCACGAGGTGGGCTACGCCCCCCGCTACCTGCACATCGACGGCGCCTGGCGCGACCACCGGCTCTACGCGATCACCGCCGAGGACGTGCCTCCGGGCGGGCTGGTCGGGCTGGTCACGGACAGCTGA